In Bacillus methanolicus, the following proteins share a genomic window:
- the hemQ gene encoding hydrogen peroxide-dependent heme synthase — MSEATQTLDGWYSLHDFRSIDWTAWKMLSSDERQAAIHEFLGLLEKWNATQDRKEGSHALSTVVGQKADFMMMILRPTMEELNEIETEFNKTKLAEYTIPTYSYVSVVELSNYLPSEEDPYQNPHVQARLYPILPKSKYICFYPMDKRRQGNDNWYMLPMEERRNLMRSHSMIGRKYAGLVKQIITGSVGFDDYEWGVTLFSDDVLQFKKLVYEMRFDEVSARYGEFGSFFVGNLLEEDRISKFLHVN, encoded by the coding sequence ATGAGTGAAGCAACACAAACTCTCGATGGCTGGTATAGTTTGCATGATTTCCGCTCAATTGATTGGACCGCATGGAAAATGCTTTCCAGTGACGAACGCCAAGCAGCCATCCACGAGTTTTTAGGCCTTCTTGAGAAATGGAATGCAACTCAAGATCGCAAAGAAGGAAGCCACGCTCTATCCACAGTTGTCGGACAAAAAGCGGATTTCATGATGATGATCTTACGTCCTACAATGGAAGAATTAAATGAAATTGAAACGGAATTTAACAAAACGAAATTAGCTGAATATACAATTCCAACCTATTCTTATGTTTCAGTGGTTGAACTTAGCAACTACTTGCCATCTGAAGAGGATCCATATCAAAATCCTCATGTTCAAGCACGTCTTTATCCTATTCTACCGAAATCAAAATATATTTGTTTTTATCCAATGGACAAGCGCCGTCAAGGAAATGACAACTGGTACATGCTTCCGATGGAAGAGCGCCGCAACTTAATGAGAAGCCACAGCATGATTGGCCGCAAATACGCAGGCCTTGTAAAACAAATTATTACAGGTTCTGTCGGATTTGATGACTATGAGTGGGGCGTTACACTGTTTTCAGATGATGTCCTTCAATTTAAGAAGCTTGTTTACGAAATGCGCTTTGATGAAGTGAGCGCACGTTACGGCGAATTTGGTTCCTTCTTTGTAGGAAACCTTTTGGAAGAAGACCGTATCAGCAAGTTTTTACATGTAAATTAA